The stretch of DNA CGGCGTCTCCGCCGGCGGCATGCCCACCCGCGTCAAGTGCCTCCACGCCCTGCTCGGGCACGCCCTGGCCGCCGGCCCCGGCGTTAACCCGATCGGCGACTGCACGCTGGAGGTTCTGCGCGAGCGCGGACTGTGGGATCCTGAGCGCTGCCTCTGCTGACCGACCGGGCCGTGTGGGACAAGCTCGATCGCCTGCTGGGGCGCTTGCGCGTCCCTCGCGGCCGTACCTTACGATTCCAAGGCATCCCTCACGGGCCGCCCCTGAGCCGTCAGGTGAGGTCACGCGCTCCCACCCGTCCCGTTCTCTCCATCCCGACCCAGCCCAGGAGGCCTCCGCTATGACCCGCGTCGCCGCAATCGACTGCGGCACCAACACCATCCGCCTCCTCATCGCCGAGGCCGACCGTGATCGGTCGGGCCGCCCCCGCCTGGAGGTGCTACGCCGCCGCAACGAGATCGTGCGCCTGGGCCAGGGCGTGGATCGCACCGGCGTGCTCAACCCCGAGGCCCTCGAGCGCACGCTGACGGTCGTGGACGCCTACGCCACCGACTGCGACGAGCTGGGTGTCGCCCCCGGGGAGGCCGTCCGGCGCTTCGTGGCCACCTCAGCCACCCGTGACGCCCGCAACCGGGAGGACTTCGTGACCGGTGTGCGCCGGCTGCTGGGCGTGGAGCCAGAGGTCGTCAGTGGCCAGGAGGAGGCCCGTCTGTCCTTCAGCGGATCGCTCCTGGGAGCCCGCGGGGGAGAGGACTCAGGAGTGCGGGAGGGGAGCGAGTGCGCGCAGACGCCGCGCCTCGTCGTCGACCTCGGGGGCGGCTCGACCGAGCTGGTCCTGGGCGTGGACGCCCCCAGCGCCGCCATCAGTCTGGACACCGGCAGCGTGCGCATCACCGAACGGTTCCTGACCGGCGGCGTCACCCCTGAGACCGAGGCCGCCGCCCGCGCCGAGGTGCGCGGCCTCCTGGACGACGCCGAACGGGTCGTCGACCTGTCCGCCCCCGGGCAGCTGGTCGGACTGGCCGGCACCATCACCACCGTCACCGCCCACGCCCTGGGCCTTCAGGCCTTCGACCCGCAGGCCCTGAACGGTGCCGAGCTGAGCCCCGACGCCGTCCTGACCTCCTGCGAGGCGATCGTCCACTCCACCGCCGAGCAGCGCGCCTCCTGGGGCTACCTCGCCCCCGGGCGCCGCGACGTCATCGCCGCCGGCGCCCTCGTGTGGAGCGAGGTCGTCACCCGCGTGGTGGAGCGGACCGCCGCCGCCGGGCGCCCGCTGGAACGGGTCACCACCAGCCTCTACGACATCCTCGACGGCATCGCCCTGTCGCTCGTGCCCG from Actinomyces sp. Marseille-P3109 encodes:
- a CDS encoding Ppx/GppA phosphatase family protein, with translation MTRVAAIDCGTNTIRLLIAEADRDRSGRPRLEVLRRRNEIVRLGQGVDRTGVLNPEALERTLTVVDAYATDCDELGVAPGEAVRRFVATSATRDARNREDFVTGVRRLLGVEPEVVSGQEEARLSFSGSLLGARGGEDSGVREGSECAQTPRLVVDLGGGSTELVLGVDAPSAAISLDTGSVRITERFLTGGVTPETEAAARAEVRGLLDDAERVVDLSAPGQLVGLAGTITTVTAHALGLQAFDPQALNGAELSPDAVLTSCEAIVHSTAEQRASWGYLAPGRRDVIAAGALVWSEVVTRVVERTAAAGRPLERVTTSLYDILDGIALSLVPAQAALEGDEA